TCCCCGTCGCCTGTGTAATATTTACTGAACAGTTCATAGAACTGTAATCTCAGGCACTGGATAAAGTCGATCAGACCTTCCAGCACGATGATTAAAACATTACCAATGATCAGAACAATCACACCACCGAAACCGCCGCCCACCATTGTGGCCAGGGTTTCAAATGCCATAAACAGTCCAACGTGAGTCAGCGCAAAGGCCCCGACTCTGATAAACGACAGGGTGTTGCTGAGCATGGCCAGCAGCATCTCAAAAAGCTCAAAACCGCTTTCCACATAATAATCCCCTGCGGATGTATCGTATAATTTTCTTTTTCTGATGGTATTGGCAATAGGCTCACGCAGCAGCACCAAGATGACCAAAGCGACTGCAAGAACTGCCAAAAACGGTGTAAAAGCACTGCCGCCCGGGATAATTCCCGTAGCGCAGAGCGCGCACAACAAGATGCTGATATAAAGGACAAAGCCGGCAATACCATTCTTGCCAAAGAGTCCTTCTTTAATGTCCCCCGCTCGCAGCTTGTTGATAATGCTGTACAGATAAGCAATAAACAGCATGACTACACCGAGCACGACTGCCGTCAAAAGCACCGTATTGATGTTTTCAAAGGGCCTGACCCAAAGTGTCGGCAGAATCGACTCATTACCAAATATACTTCCGTATATGAAGCCAAAAATAATGGAACTGCATGCCATTCGTGCAATAACATGCCCCAGTTCTACTCCCCGTTTGCCTAAGATATAGCCGGCCAGTAATAGGACAAGACCTTGGCCTACATCCCCAAACATATATCCAAAGCAAAATAAATATGTGATACTGAGAAATGGGGTGGGATCTAACTCGTTATACGCTGGCACCCCGTACATTTTTACCAGTGTCTCAAAGGGCCTGAAAACCCAGTTGTTTTTCATTTTTGTCGGCGGTTTGTTAGCGGCGTCGGGATCGGTGAACATGACAATCATATTGTCATACTGCGCAGCGATCTTTTCCAGGGCCGCTCTGTCTTTTTTGGAGACCCAACCGGAAAAATAGAAGTTTTCTTCACTGAAAGCCATGT
The DNA window shown above is from Eubacterium limosum and carries:
- a CDS encoding V-type ATP synthase subunit I, producing MAIENVMMMNVVGKINYVDRFAKDIFLFNDIQIVDAMNEIDTGRFTLPVCEENIGELLGFAQLVPGENMVDEKIFVQKVQKLNELYDNKLTLDTKALSKKEYDLGEILEKTDRFQNYLDTEFENLGKAREELKRVNTSIEAYEYIKNIDVKMENLNNMEYFTYTIGSVSKDNAARLKSIYNTVTSIVFHVGDTSQNEEVFMIISPKDFEVETNRILKALNFKLVEGYDDAYVKAPGDILTDLGLEKVKLEKTISENETLLEKHRDENKVEAEEVFNVLTLYANLNIIKKYMAFSEENFYFSGWVSKKDRAALEKIAAQYDNMIVMFTDPDAANKPPTKMKNNWVFRPFETLVKMYGVPAYNELDPTPFLSITYLFCFGYMFGDVGQGLVLLLAGYILGKRGVELGHVIARMACSSIIFGFIYGSIFGNESILPTLWVRPFENINTVLLTAVVLGVVMLFIAYLYSIINKLRAGDIKEGLFGKNGIAGFVLYISILLCALCATGIIPGGSAFTPFLAVLAVALVILVLLREPIANTIRKRKLYDTSAGDYYVESGFELFEMLLAMLSNTLSFIRVGAFALTHVGLFMAFETLATMVGGGFGGVIVLIIGNVLIIVLEGLIDFIQCLRLQFYELFSKYYTGDGEEFVPLSSEIRNTL